From the genome of Deltaproteobacteria bacterium:
TCGACAAGATCCCATCGATCATATTGCTGACAAAAGTCAGAACATTTTGTTAAAATCTCAACGTCGGCTTCACATAAAGCTTTAGGGGAAAAATCAGCAATTAAAACAGAGTCAAATTTATCTTTTTTAATCTTGGTAGACCAGAATTCCCCTTTAATATCTTCTTTAATTAAATCAAATACATTGCTTAAAACAGGGCCATATTTCATGGCAACATATCGATCACCTGTTATTGGTTCACCGTATTGTTTTAAAGACATCCGATCAGCAAGGTATAGCATTTTAATTAATTTTAAGTATGGCAATCTATTATTAGCGCGCTGCAATAATAAACACGCTGCTTCTGTTGCTTTTCTCTCATCGAATTCAAACTTAATCGATGTTGGTATCTCTAAAATGGATGACATGACTAT
Proteins encoded in this window:
- a CDS encoding SocA family protein translates to IVMSSILEIPTSIKFEFDERKATEAACLLLQRANNRLPYLKLIKMLYLADRMSLKQYGEPITGDRYVAMKYGPVLSNVFDLIKEDIKGEFWSTKIKKDKFDSVLIADFSPKALCEADVEILTKCSDFCQQYDRWDLVDIVHKLPEWQDPGETSTPISVESILKVFNKSDEEIEEIRQEASDKLYFHQMLTGA